In Streptomyces durocortorensis, a genomic segment contains:
- a CDS encoding FAD-dependent monooxygenase, translating into MSQRTRPRAIVIGAGIGGLATAVALRRVGIDVAVHERAPDLRPAGFGISVMSNAVAALRALGIDLGLEKRGQTILHTEIMTDKGRTLRSLPVETAGDRLGAPSVAMYRGDLQAALLDALGGLPVSLGAAATDYEITGDGVRVRFEDGREDTGDILIGADGINSAVRRRRTADDSGPRYGGFLCWLSVTPFAHPKITQGFNAHYWGLGKRFGIHDVGQGRAYWWGTLNMPADEARRWDGDKDRIVRAYTGWADEVCEAIATTPVEDIVAVPAQDRPFLEQWGEGPVTLLGDAAHPMLPSLGQGGSTAIEDAVVLAQCLAAGTDTLAALRRYENLRRERTREMVEVSRRFGGFEQLENPVLRAVRDAYLRHAPQSVLFKPFQRALTPRLLDDAPAN; encoded by the coding sequence GTGTCACAGCGCACCCGCCCCCGGGCCATCGTGATCGGAGCCGGCATCGGAGGCCTGGCGACGGCCGTGGCCCTGCGCCGCGTCGGCATCGACGTGGCGGTCCACGAACGGGCCCCCGACCTGCGCCCCGCCGGATTCGGCATCTCCGTGATGAGCAACGCCGTGGCCGCCCTGCGGGCTCTCGGCATCGACCTCGGGCTGGAGAAGCGCGGCCAGACGATCCTGCACACCGAGATCATGACCGACAAGGGCCGCACCCTGCGGTCCCTGCCCGTCGAGACCGCGGGCGACCGCCTCGGCGCGCCCAGCGTGGCGATGTACCGGGGCGACCTCCAGGCCGCCCTGCTCGACGCACTGGGCGGACTGCCCGTCTCGCTCGGTGCGGCCGCCACCGACTACGAGATCACCGGGGACGGCGTCCGGGTCCGCTTCGAGGACGGCCGCGAGGACACCGGCGACATCCTGATCGGCGCCGACGGCATCAACTCCGCCGTCCGCCGCCGACGCACCGCCGACGACAGCGGCCCGCGGTACGGCGGATTCCTCTGCTGGCTCTCCGTCACCCCCTTCGCCCACCCGAAGATCACCCAGGGGTTCAACGCCCACTACTGGGGCCTCGGAAAGCGCTTCGGCATCCACGACGTCGGCCAGGGCCGCGCCTACTGGTGGGGCACGCTGAACATGCCCGCCGACGAGGCCCGCCGCTGGGACGGCGACAAGGACCGGATCGTCCGTGCCTACACGGGGTGGGCGGACGAGGTGTGCGAGGCCATCGCGACCACCCCCGTCGAGGACATCGTCGCCGTACCCGCCCAGGACCGCCCCTTCCTGGAGCAGTGGGGAGAGGGCCCGGTGACCCTCCTCGGCGACGCCGCCCACCCGATGCTGCCCAGCCTCGGACAGGGCGGCAGCACGGCCATCGAGGACGCCGTGGTGCTCGCGCAGTGCCTGGCCGCCGGGACGGACACCCTCGCGGCGCTGCGCCGCTACGAGAACCTGCGGCGCGAGCGGACCCGGGAAATGGTCGAGGTCTCCCGCCGGTTCGGCGGCTTCGAACAACTGGAGAACCCCGTGCTGCGCGCCGTACGTGACGCCTACCTGCGCCACGCACCGCAATCCGTCCTGTTCAAGCCCTTCCAGCGGGCCCTGACGCCCCGGCTGCTCGACGACGCACCGGCGAACTGA